The genomic window CTCTTAGTCGAATTATGCCTGATGCAATTAGCCTCTATTACCCAACCTGGTTATGGAGAAAAAAAAAAGGATGATGCCTACATAATTCCAGCAAGTTACTTTCGAAACAATAAAGTTAAAGGAATTGAGAAAACGAAGGAAGTTTTATCAGAAGAAAGACTTGATAAAAAAGAGTCGATTATCTCTGAACAGCAAGAAGCAGTTGTACTAAGTGAACCCAAAGTATCCTACAGTGAGAACGTAGAAAAACCAAAACCTATGGAAAATCAAGTAGTATCGGTACCAACGCAAGAAGTGGCTCCTTCAATCGTACCGCAAAAAGTTATTAATCCAGCAAATCTTTCTGTAAATAAAAAGAAAACTTCCGGTTTGTCTTTGAGTAGCATTCGGAAAAAAAAAGAGCACCAAAACAGTAAAGTACAAGAAATTGTTGACCCAAGAAATCTTCCTGAAAAGGAATTTACTGAAACAGACCTTAAAAATGCATGGCTTACTTATGGTAAGATGCAGGAACGAAAGGGTGAAATGATCGTAGGTTCTATGTTTGCTATGAATATCCCGGAAAAAAATGGCAATCAAATTATTTTAGAACTTCCTAATCATTCCATGAAAGCGGATTTGGAACAAATTCAAAACTCCTTTTTACAATACATTTACAAGGAGTTAAATAATTATAAGGTTGAACTTGTTATTAATGTAAATGAAGAAGTTTCTAAAAAATACGCTTTTACCCCGCAGGATAAATATGAAAAACTAAAAGAAAAAAATCCTTTGATCGATAAACTTAGATCTGAATTCGATTTGGATATTTAACAGTAGTTACCGGACTATTATAATATTAAAATCAAAACTGTAAAATTAGTTACATTTAAAAATACAAATTACTCTTAACAAAGTAAAAAGCAACCTCTTTATACTTTAAAATTCAGAATCACCTTATTTTACTATACTTTATGAACGCCTACTTGTTTTAGCCGGATACTGATAATTAAATGCTAGAAATCTTTAAATTTTAACTTCTAATTTTGAAGAGATAATAAAAAGAATAACTTCATTAACTTTGTATGGTATCATGACCATTTAGACAGAAAAAAAATGCTAGGATTACAACTACCTACGGATCCACGCTGGGTAAATATTGTAGAAAAAAATATTGATGAGATCTTGACAGATCATGCCTATTGTGAGCAAAAAGCAACTTCTACCGCAATATCTTTAATCGTAAGTTTTCCTGAATATACCGAATTGGTACAGGAAATGGTAAAACTGGTTAAGGAAGAAATTAGCCATTTTAAAATGGTACATGACAAAATTCTACAACGCGGACAAGTTTTAGGCCGTGATCGTAAAGACGACTATGTACTACGCTTATTAAAATTTTTTCCGAAAGGAGGTAGTCGGACAACTCAGCTAGTGCACCGTTTATTATATGCTGCGCTAATTGAAGCGCGAAGCTGTGAACGTTTTAAATTACTATCAGAAGAATTAAATGATAAAGAATTAGCCGAATTTTATAGAAATCTGATGGTGAGTGAAGCTAACCATTATACCATGTTTTTAAATTTTGCCAGGCAATACGGGGATCGAAAAGAAGTCGATCAAAAGTGGAAAGAGCTTTTAAAATTTGAGGCTGAAATT from Aquimarina sp. ERC-38 includes these protein-coding regions:
- a CDS encoding tRNA-(ms[2]io[6]A)-hydroxylase, with protein sequence MLGLQLPTDPRWVNIVEKNIDEILTDHAYCEQKATSTAISLIVSFPEYTELVQEMVKLVKEEISHFKMVHDKILQRGQVLGRDRKDDYVLRLLKFFPKGGSRTTQLVHRLLYAALIEARSCERFKLLSEELNDKELAEFYRNLMVSEANHYTMFLNFARQYGDRKEVDQKWKELLKFEAEIMESLSTSESIHG